A stretch of Planctomicrobium piriforme DNA encodes these proteins:
- a CDS encoding helix-turn-helix domain-containing protein codes for MSAKTKFGLKAKDRDSYLELIQLFPLASIKSEAHLAEAQRVIDELSARENLDDGEGMYLDALSDLIEVYEDLHHKIESASDADLLRHLMDSKGVTQADVHRGTGLPKSTISEVLAGKKPFSRKMIRELAQFFNVDVSILTVNL; via the coding sequence ATGTCAGCCAAGACAAAATTCGGCCTGAAAGCGAAGGACCGGGATTCGTACCTGGAACTGATTCAGCTCTTCCCGCTGGCCTCGATCAAGTCAGAAGCACATCTGGCCGAAGCCCAACGAGTGATCGACGAGTTATCGGCTCGTGAAAATCTCGATGATGGTGAAGGCATGTATCTCGATGCTCTCAGCGATCTCATCGAGGTCTATGAGGATCTTCATCACAAAATTGAATCCGCGTCGGATGCTGATCTGCTGCGTCATTTGATGGATTCAAAGGGGGTGACGCAAGCCGATGTGCATCGAGGCACAGGTCTGCCAAAATCGACGATCTCTGAAGTCCTGGCCGGGAAGAAGCCGTTCAGCCGGAAGATGATTCGTGAGTTGGCTCAGTTCTTCAATGTGGACGTGAGCATTCTGACAGTCAATCTTTGA
- a CDS encoding GNAT family N-acetyltransferase encodes MSHPTPILTTPRLRLRGWQAGDLPAFAAMNADPVVREFFPGLMTREECEAMIARVTDHFDRDGFGFWAVELLATGQFIGMVGLQNVPFESHFTPNVEIGWRIAREFWGNGYATEAAQACLDLGFQTLGLKEIVAFTVPANLRSRAVMERLGMTRNPEDDFDHPSLSKGHPLERHVLYRIRK; translated from the coding sequence ATGTCTCACCCTACTCCCATCCTCACCACTCCCCGGTTACGTCTTCGCGGCTGGCAGGCGGGGGATCTGCCGGCGTTTGCTGCGATGAATGCCGACCCAGTCGTGCGCGAGTTCTTCCCTGGTCTGATGACTCGGGAAGAGTGCGAAGCCATGATCGCGAGAGTGACCGACCACTTCGACCGCGACGGCTTCGGGTTCTGGGCAGTGGAACTGTTGGCGACCGGGCAGTTTATCGGCATGGTGGGGCTGCAGAACGTACCATTCGAATCGCACTTCACTCCCAATGTCGAAATCGGCTGGAGGATTGCCCGAGAATTCTGGGGCAACGGGTACGCAACCGAAGCTGCACAGGCGTGCCTCGACTTGGGCTTTCAAACGCTCGGGCTTAAAGAGATCGTCGCATTCACCGTGCCGGCGAATCTGCGGTCTCGTGCGGTCATGGAACGGCTGGGAATGACACGCAACCCAGAAGACGACTTCGATCATCCGTCGCTGTCGAAAGGACACCCGTTAGAGCGGCATGTGCTTTATCGGATTCGGAAATAG
- the rdgB gene encoding RdgB/HAM1 family non-canonical purine NTP pyrophosphatase, with translation MNTAYPTVVLASRNRKKSAEIRALLEPYGIPLLSVADFPHAHEVVEDGHSFQENAEKKAAQTALTLHHWVIGEDSGLQVDALQGAPGIYSARFSGEGATDAANNAKLIAELQNVPDEQRGAGYVCHVAVADSTGVIRLNVEATCRGRIAREPHGKNGFGYDPYFMIREYHKTFGELSPIVKQHLSHRARAFERLIPELLKALSEDQDGAA, from the coding sequence ATGAACACCGCATACCCCACCGTTGTCCTGGCCAGTCGCAATCGGAAGAAGAGTGCCGAGATTCGGGCGTTGCTCGAGCCGTATGGCATTCCGCTGCTCTCCGTTGCCGACTTTCCGCATGCTCACGAAGTCGTCGAGGATGGGCATTCGTTTCAGGAGAATGCCGAGAAGAAGGCCGCGCAGACGGCGCTCACGCTGCATCACTGGGTGATCGGCGAGGACAGCGGACTGCAGGTGGATGCCCTCCAGGGAGCCCCTGGCATCTATTCCGCTCGCTTCAGCGGAGAAGGGGCGACCGATGCCGCCAACAACGCCAAGTTGATCGCCGAACTGCAGAACGTGCCTGACGAACAGCGCGGGGCAGGGTACGTCTGTCATGTCGCCGTGGCTGATTCGACTGGAGTGATTCGGCTCAACGTCGAGGCCACCTGTCGCGGACGCATCGCGCGAGAACCGCACGGCAAGAACGGCTTCGGCTACGACCCGTACTTCATGATTCGTGAGTATCACAAAACGTTCGGAGAACTGAGCCCGATTGTGAAGCAACACCTCAGCCACCGCGCCCGGGCGTTCGAGCGACTGATCCCGGAACTGCTCAAGGCGCTGTCGGAAGATCAGGATGGTGCAGCTTGA
- a CDS encoding DUF1559 family PulG-like putative transporter, giving the protein MQRWISIAVCLFVALLLFAVIAPATRQARESAGRSQVKNNLKQLGLALHNYHDVFDCFPPGATVDDSGRAHHGWFTFLLPYQASSPLYSWIDFDYPWEHPVNRDLFCRPYFYGELNPGTSWNGTKEGFAVNHYAANPRLLHRNSSVSISDITSGTSHSWAIGEAGGNFVPWAYPFNWREFDGTVGENSDGFGLAKRNGTHMLIADGRVKFFSENISPHVAKELSRCGTPIDPALTAKPDRPFELIQRSNWGRLLKLDHNSESNFSPMVLEITTNPDGMDVAARFCWFDKHTTRRALKLTDIETLVTKCPNVRAVIGPIELDEANSRLLSQLRHLEVLRVIGVEDSEPVLLNIKSFPHLRMLVVGKSETEKLDALRAQLPGIEILTSREWF; this is encoded by the coding sequence ATGCAACGCTGGATCAGTATTGCCGTCTGCCTGTTTGTTGCTCTGTTGTTGTTCGCAGTGATCGCGCCGGCAACCAGACAGGCGCGGGAGTCTGCTGGGCGCAGCCAAGTCAAAAACAATCTCAAGCAACTGGGCCTCGCACTCCACAACTACCACGATGTCTTTGACTGTTTCCCGCCGGGTGCGACGGTTGACGACTCAGGCCGAGCCCATCATGGCTGGTTCACTTTCCTGCTGCCTTACCAGGCATCCTCTCCACTCTACAGTTGGATCGACTTCGACTATCCATGGGAGCATCCCGTGAACAGAGATCTCTTTTGTCGCCCGTATTTCTATGGAGAACTCAATCCCGGCACGAGCTGGAATGGGACCAAAGAGGGTTTCGCGGTGAATCACTACGCCGCCAATCCACGGCTCCTGCATCGGAACTCGTCAGTTTCGATATCAGACATCACTTCAGGGACCTCGCATAGCTGGGCAATCGGCGAAGCAGGAGGAAACTTTGTCCCGTGGGCATACCCATTTAACTGGCGTGAATTCGACGGCACCGTCGGCGAGAACTCGGACGGATTTGGCTTGGCAAAACGAAACGGGACACACATGCTGATTGCAGATGGTCGTGTGAAGTTTTTCAGCGAAAACATTTCCCCCCATGTCGCCAAAGAACTTTCACGTTGCGGCACCCCGATTGATCCCGCTCTTACTGCCAAACCTGACCGACCATTTGAATTGATCCAAAGAAGCAATTGGGGGCGTTTGCTGAAACTTGACCACAATTCGGAGTCGAACTTCTCACCGATGGTTCTGGAGATCACCACCAATCCAGACGGAATGGATGTGGCGGCTCGATTCTGCTGGTTTGATAAACATACGACCAGACGTGCCTTGAAGCTGACTGACATCGAAACCTTGGTAACCAAATGCCCTAACGTGCGGGCGGTAATTGGCCCAATCGAACTCGATGAAGCGAACTCTCGCCTGCTCTCGCAATTGCGGCATCTCGAAGTGCTCCGAGTGATCGGGGTGGAAGACTCGGAGCCTGTCTTGCTCAATATCAAGTCCTTCCCTCACCTGCGAATGCTCGTCGTCGGGAAAAGTGAAACTGAGAAGCTCGATGCACTGCGTGCCCAACTTCCGGGGATTGAAATTCTCACTAGCCGAGAGTGGTTTTGA
- a CDS encoding reverse transcriptase family protein has protein sequence MNLFLDALATVVLSGPFDQKAICARIRKSLVVRSDAPLEVKLTTRWVTPLVKAFLSAVPARPRHRQVVSFLSTQQLSAQAEYFSIETSRCSPPLFLPLKPQFAEWGLPQWRTTGQLADFLGISPVRLDWLCGRYPVRDSQEIRQRYQIRWQRSRTGKLRMIEIPCPQLMRIQRQLLHDVLDRIPVHAAAHGFRAKHSTLTCVSPHVAQAVVWKLDLASFFLSIPRCRVTGLFRMLGYPEAVAEDLGWLTTNAVPSKVLQRMKAKIGTDQFQELERFAAAGHLPQGAPSSPALANLIAYRLDCRLNGLATAYGAHYSRYADDLLFSGDYRFKRYLAGFRIQVLAIILDEGFLIRRRKSKVMVHSRRQQALGIVINQHPNLPRQEYKLLHAILHNCVVQGPHSQNRDGHLDYHAHLAGRIANLRRLNPARAAKLQTMFEQINWQRFDS, from the coding sequence ATGAACCTGTTTCTGGATGCCCTGGCCACTGTCGTGCTTTCTGGTCCGTTTGATCAGAAAGCGATCTGTGCCCGCATTCGAAAATCGCTGGTCGTCCGATCCGATGCTCCGCTCGAAGTGAAACTCACCACACGCTGGGTGACTCCACTGGTGAAGGCGTTTTTGTCCGCGGTTCCTGCCCGTCCGCGACATCGACAGGTGGTCTCGTTTCTGAGCACCCAACAGCTTTCCGCCCAAGCCGAATACTTTTCGATCGAGACGAGTCGTTGTTCTCCTCCGTTATTCTTGCCCCTCAAGCCGCAGTTTGCCGAATGGGGGCTGCCGCAGTGGCGAACAACCGGGCAACTGGCAGACTTTCTGGGCATCTCTCCAGTGAGGCTGGACTGGCTGTGTGGCCGCTATCCTGTTCGCGACTCTCAGGAGATCCGGCAGCGCTATCAGATCCGCTGGCAACGCTCGCGGACTGGCAAGCTGCGGATGATCGAAATTCCATGCCCGCAACTGATGAGAATTCAGCGGCAGCTGCTGCATGACGTCCTCGATCGCATTCCGGTTCACGCTGCTGCCCATGGATTTCGTGCAAAGCATTCCACGCTCACTTGCGTCTCGCCCCATGTTGCTCAAGCGGTCGTCTGGAAGCTCGATCTCGCGAGCTTCTTTCTGTCGATTCCCCGTTGTCGCGTCACGGGCCTTTTTCGCATGCTCGGCTATCCGGAAGCCGTGGCGGAAGATCTGGGCTGGCTGACGACGAATGCCGTGCCATCCAAAGTCTTGCAGCGCATGAAGGCAAAAATCGGCACAGACCAGTTTCAGGAACTGGAACGATTCGCCGCCGCAGGGCACCTGCCGCAAGGGGCTCCGAGCTCCCCTGCCCTTGCGAACCTGATTGCCTATCGTCTCGATTGCCGATTGAACGGACTCGCGACGGCCTACGGCGCGCACTACAGCCGTTATGCCGATGATCTGCTGTTCTCAGGCGATTATCGCTTCAAGCGGTACTTGGCCGGGTTTCGAATTCAGGTGCTGGCCATCATTCTCGACGAAGGCTTTCTGATCCGGCGACGCAAATCGAAAGTGATGGTCCACAGCCGCCGTCAGCAGGCGTTGGGAATCGTCATCAACCAGCATCCGAATCTGCCCCGGCAGGAATACAAGCTGCTCCACGCCATCCTGCACAACTGCGTCGTTCAAGGTCCACACTCGCAGAATCGTGACGGACACCTCGACTATCACGCCCATCTCGCCGGCCGCATCGCGAATCTTCGCAGACTGAATCCGGCACGAGCCGCGAAGCTGCAGACAATGTTCGAGCAGATCAATTGGCAGAGATTTGATTCATAA
- a CDS encoding Uma2 family endonuclease, with protein MATAFTPTKLITVDEFQNLEFDEPVELVRGEIVEMTRPGARHGKLCLRIGSALETWSTQSGRYEAIGNDSGVITSRHPDTVRGPDVLVIRKEKLPDQKVPVGWLTVPPDLCVEVLSPHDQWPLVLDKTAEYLAAGVVEVWLVDPDEQAVHVYRADMAPRIVRGNDLLATETLLPGFSISSSQLFAGI; from the coding sequence ATGGCGACTGCATTTACTCCTACTAAGCTGATTACGGTCGATGAATTCCAGAATCTGGAGTTTGACGAGCCGGTCGAACTGGTCCGTGGGGAGATTGTTGAAATGACCCGACCAGGAGCCAGGCATGGAAAGCTCTGTCTGAGAATTGGTTCCGCACTGGAAACCTGGTCCACACAATCCGGTCGCTATGAAGCGATCGGAAACGATTCTGGCGTCATTACCTCACGTCATCCGGACACCGTGCGTGGCCCCGATGTGCTGGTCATCCGCAAAGAGAAGCTGCCTGATCAAAAGGTGCCTGTTGGCTGGCTGACCGTCCCTCCCGATTTGTGCGTCGAAGTACTTTCTCCGCACGATCAATGGCCGCTGGTCCTCGATAAAACCGCCGAGTACCTAGCCGCGGGCGTCGTCGAAGTTTGGCTGGTTGATCCTGACGAACAGGCGGTTCACGTCTATCGGGCTGACATGGCTCCGCGAATTGTTCGTGGTAACGACTTGCTCGCCACTGAAACCCTTTTGCCGGGATTTTCGATTTCCAGCTCACAGTTGTTCGCGGGTATCTAA
- the cysS gene encoding cysteine--tRNA ligase, producing the protein MALRVYSTLTKTKDEFKTIEPGKVSMYLCGPTVYKPAHIGHMVGPVIFDTVKRYLTYSGYKVTFVVNITDVDDKLINKAKEKGMEVKALAEQMTEDYFDNLKLMGIDTIDHFPYATDYIGAMQEMIQGLIDKGSAYELNGDVYFSVTHDADYGKLSGRSVEQMLAGTRVEANDRKQNPADFALWKSSKAGEPAWDSPWGPGRPGWHIECSAMSSKLLGDSIDIHGGGLDLMFPHHENELAQSESASGKTFVKYWLHNGLMQSGKNTGKVGGAHNKQGDVAHDHDAQIAGKLAGSAGAESVKTAVFAHQPPEVVRFFLLSTHYRSPIDFSLENIANTGKAMDGFYRMFETAQRILGSSFYELKSPATRTETTDLTALPDEVKAAATDLRDRFWEAMDDDFNTGGAIGMLFELRRTINGFVAHHKLEEKAGPEQKAQLTTLLTLFKELSNVVGVFRQPQQKNAGADNAFVNGLMDLILDIRKEARATKNWGVADKIRNKLTELKVVVEDGKEGVRWTRG; encoded by the coding sequence ATGGCGCTTCGCGTTTACAGCACCCTCACCAAGACCAAAGACGAATTCAAAACCATCGAGCCAGGCAAGGTGTCGATGTATCTCTGCGGGCCGACCGTCTACAAGCCTGCCCACATCGGCCACATGGTCGGTCCGGTGATCTTTGACACCGTCAAGCGGTACCTGACCTACTCCGGGTACAAGGTGACGTTCGTCGTCAACATCACTGATGTCGATGACAAGCTCATCAACAAAGCCAAAGAGAAGGGGATGGAGGTCAAGGCGCTCGCCGAGCAGATGACCGAAGACTACTTCGACAACCTCAAATTGATGGGCATCGACACCATCGACCATTTCCCCTACGCCACCGACTACATCGGAGCGATGCAGGAGATGATTCAAGGACTGATCGACAAAGGGTCAGCCTACGAACTCAACGGAGACGTCTACTTTAGCGTCACCCACGATGCCGACTATGGCAAGCTGAGCGGGCGAAGCGTCGAACAGATGCTCGCCGGCACCCGAGTCGAGGCAAACGATCGCAAGCAGAATCCTGCGGACTTCGCACTGTGGAAATCATCAAAGGCAGGCGAGCCGGCATGGGACAGTCCGTGGGGACCGGGTCGGCCAGGCTGGCATATCGAATGTTCGGCCATGAGCAGCAAGCTGCTGGGGGATTCGATCGATATTCACGGCGGTGGACTCGATCTGATGTTCCCGCACCATGAGAACGAACTCGCCCAGTCGGAATCGGCTTCCGGTAAGACCTTCGTCAAATACTGGCTGCACAACGGGCTGATGCAGTCCGGCAAGAACACCGGAAAAGTCGGTGGTGCGCACAACAAGCAGGGAGACGTGGCCCACGATCACGATGCCCAGATCGCCGGCAAGCTGGCTGGCTCGGCCGGCGCCGAATCGGTCAAGACGGCGGTGTTCGCCCATCAGCCGCCGGAAGTGGTGCGGTTCTTTCTACTGAGTACGCACTACCGCAGCCCCATCGACTTCTCACTGGAGAACATTGCCAACACCGGCAAGGCGATGGACGGCTTCTACCGCATGTTCGAAACCGCACAGCGCATCCTCGGGTCCAGCTTCTACGAACTGAAATCGCCGGCCACCCGCACAGAGACGACCGACCTGACAGCTCTGCCTGACGAAGTGAAGGCAGCCGCCACCGATCTCCGAGATCGTTTCTGGGAAGCGATGGACGACGACTTCAACACCGGCGGTGCGATCGGCATGCTGTTCGAACTGCGTCGGACAATCAACGGCTTCGTCGCGCATCACAAGCTGGAAGAGAAAGCCGGCCCGGAACAAAAAGCTCAGCTCACAACCCTGCTGACACTGTTCAAGGAACTCTCGAACGTGGTGGGAGTCTTCCGCCAGCCGCAACAGAAAAACGCCGGCGCGGACAACGCGTTCGTCAACGGCCTGATGGACCTGATTCTCGACATCCGCAAAGAAGCCCGAGCCACCAAAAACTGGGGCGTCGCAGACAAGATCCGCAACAAGCTGACCGAGCTGAAGGTGGTTGTGGAGGACGGCAAAGAAGGGGTGCGGTGGACGCGCGGGTAG
- a CDS encoding DUF1559 domain-containing protein: MLRTKKSGFTLIELLVVIAIIAILIALLLPAVQQAREAARRSQCKNNLKQLGLGMHNYLDTFTVFPPGGTFRINEVASGGPFSPQARILPYLEQANLSNLIDFSLPYGSQTAVSKVRVPVFICPSEVEDHMTTNGNHWPITYAANIGQWFIWNPTNNQQGTGAFAPNSRFSTKNFTDGTSNTVMMSEVRAFQPFRRPATGSSPATDPGMPSSPNTVTTLGGDYKTSAHTEWVEGRSPQFSFTMTFGPNAKNTSVEAGATVDTDYVSQTEGGSATNPTWAVINTRSMHVGLVSTLLADGSVRSMSNNIDLTTWRSLGTRAGGEVVGEF; this comes from the coding sequence ATGCTCCGCACGAAAAAGTCTGGCTTCACGCTCATCGAACTGCTGGTTGTCATTGCGATCATCGCCATTCTGATTGCGCTGCTGCTCCCCGCAGTTCAGCAGGCCCGTGAAGCGGCCCGCCGCTCGCAGTGCAAAAACAACCTGAAACAGCTTGGTCTCGGGATGCACAACTATCTCGACACCTTCACTGTGTTTCCGCCCGGTGGAACATTCCGCATCAACGAAGTCGCTTCAGGCGGCCCGTTCTCCCCGCAAGCCCGCATCCTCCCCTATCTCGAACAGGCGAATCTCTCGAATCTGATCGACTTCAGCCTGCCGTACGGTTCGCAGACTGCCGTTTCCAAGGTCCGCGTGCCGGTCTTCATCTGTCCCAGTGAAGTCGAAGATCACATGACCACGAACGGCAATCACTGGCCGATCACCTATGCCGCGAACATCGGGCAGTGGTTCATCTGGAATCCGACCAATAACCAGCAGGGAACCGGCGCCTTCGCCCCCAACTCGCGGTTCTCCACCAAGAACTTCACCGACGGCACCAGCAACACCGTCATGATGTCAGAAGTCCGGGCGTTTCAGCCGTTCCGTCGTCCCGCGACCGGAAGTTCGCCCGCCACCGATCCCGGCATGCCGAGCAGCCCGAACACCGTGACAACGCTGGGCGGCGATTACAAAACCAGCGCTCACACGGAATGGGTCGAAGGCCGCTCGCCGCAGTTCAGCTTCACCATGACGTTTGGTCCGAACGCCAAGAACACGTCGGTCGAAGCGGGCGCGACCGTCGATACCGACTACGTCTCCCAGACTGAAGGCGGCAGCGCCACGAATCCGACCTGGGCGGTGATCAACACTCGCAGCATGCACGTCGGCCTGGTCAGCACCCTGCTGGCCGATGGTTCCGTCCGCAGCATGTCGAACAACATCGACCTGACAACCTGGCGCTCACTCGGCACCCGCGCCGGAGGCGAAGTGGTCGGCGAGTTCTGA
- the hemP gene encoding hemin uptake protein HemP, with translation MTLPQPATPNPSDAPPVPCCKEGSQTPVLDSTQLFQGNREISIRHGEETYRLRLTKSGKLILHK, from the coding sequence GTGACACTCCCACAACCTGCGACTCCCAATCCTTCCGACGCGCCCCCTGTCCCCTGCTGCAAAGAGGGGAGCCAGACGCCTGTCCTCGATTCAACCCAGCTTTTTCAGGGGAACAGAGAGATTTCAATTCGTCACGGGGAGGAAACGTACCGGCTTCGCCTGACCAAGAGCGGCAAGCTTATTCTCCATAAATAG
- a CDS encoding NAD+ synthase has translation MKIALAQLNPTVGDLAGNSRLIRQAVQQARAAGAKLLVTPELAVSGYPPKDLLHRAGFVAACQLAVQRLAELTDDEFGILVGHPGTLPSSPDLVTNSASLLHRGLVADTVHKILLPNYDVFDEKRYFVPGPAPHPIEFNGLRLGVHVCEDAWWGEPETFYHYFPGHTPDPVALLAEQGVDLFINLSASPYETGKVLRRHALIRRHVERHRRPFIFVNQTGGNDDLVFDGNSFAANAQGELVLAAAGFQPDFQIIEPAALPSTMPAPTLRREQQLLDALSLGLGDYIRKCGFTDCVLGLSGGIDSALAACIAARAVGPKHVHGLLMPSRHSSDHSLADAQALAENLGMDWAIVPIDEVHRAYEGLPQVDFDLSSQPGGLADQNLQARIRGAIVMTRSNRHNWLALATGNKSELAVGYCTLYGDMCGGFAVLSDLYKRDVYALSEYVNEAAGREIIPVNVIQKPPSAELAPNQFDQDTLPPYPLLDSILHGLIDEQRSPAELAREYPVETVLWVVKRLDRNEFKRRQMPPGIKLSQRAFGTGRRMPMAARGFTGIDDQP, from the coding sequence ATGAAGATCGCCCTTGCCCAGCTCAACCCCACCGTCGGCGACCTGGCCGGCAACAGCCGCCTGATCCGCCAGGCCGTTCAGCAGGCCCGTGCCGCCGGCGCGAAACTGCTGGTCACGCCGGAACTCGCCGTCAGCGGGTATCCCCCCAAAGACCTGCTGCATCGCGCCGGCTTCGTCGCAGCCTGCCAACTGGCAGTCCAGCGCCTGGCGGAACTGACCGACGATGAATTCGGCATCCTCGTCGGGCATCCTGGGACGCTGCCGTCCAGTCCCGACCTCGTGACGAACTCCGCCAGCCTGCTGCATCGCGGCCTGGTGGCTGACACGGTCCACAAGATCCTGCTCCCCAATTACGATGTCTTCGACGAGAAGCGGTACTTCGTTCCCGGCCCTGCTCCGCACCCCATCGAATTCAATGGCCTGCGACTGGGTGTACATGTCTGCGAAGACGCCTGGTGGGGAGAACCAGAGACCTTCTATCACTACTTCCCTGGGCACACTCCCGATCCGGTCGCCCTCCTCGCCGAACAAGGGGTCGACCTGTTCATCAACCTCTCGGCCAGTCCTTATGAAACCGGCAAGGTGCTTCGTCGACATGCCTTGATCCGTCGACATGTGGAACGGCATCGCCGCCCATTCATATTTGTGAATCAAACCGGCGGTAACGACGATCTCGTGTTCGACGGTAACAGCTTTGCCGCGAACGCGCAGGGAGAACTCGTGCTGGCGGCAGCCGGATTCCAGCCCGACTTTCAGATCATCGAACCAGCCGCACTCCCCTCAACGATGCCAGCGCCGACTCTGCGTCGCGAGCAGCAATTGCTCGATGCCCTTTCTCTGGGGCTGGGAGATTACATCCGCAAATGTGGGTTCACCGACTGTGTGCTGGGGCTCTCCGGCGGGATCGACAGTGCGCTTGCCGCCTGTATTGCCGCCAGGGCGGTTGGTCCCAAGCATGTCCACGGGCTGTTGATGCCCAGCCGGCACAGCAGCGATCACAGTCTTGCCGATGCCCAGGCGCTCGCGGAAAATCTCGGGATGGACTGGGCGATTGTGCCGATCGATGAAGTGCATCGCGCGTATGAAGGGCTGCCGCAGGTCGACTTCGATCTTTCATCTCAACCGGGCGGCCTGGCCGATCAGAATCTTCAAGCCCGCATCCGCGGCGCGATCGTGATGACCCGTAGTAATCGCCACAACTGGCTTGCCCTGGCGACCGGGAACAAAAGCGAACTCGCCGTGGGCTACTGCACGCTGTACGGCGACATGTGCGGCGGCTTCGCCGTCCTCAGTGATCTCTACAAACGGGACGTCTACGCCCTGTCGGAATATGTGAATGAGGCGGCGGGTCGCGAGATCATTCCGGTCAACGTGATTCAGAAGCCCCCCAGCGCCGAACTGGCTCCGAATCAGTTCGATCAGGACACTCTCCCCCCCTACCCTCTACTCGACAGCATTTTGCACGGGTTGATCGACGAACAACGTTCGCCGGCCGAACTCGCCCGCGAATACCCTGTCGAGACGGTGCTGTGGGTGGTGAAACGGTTGGACCGCAACGAGTTCAAACGCCGGCAGATGCCGCCCGGCATCAAGCTCTCGCAACGGGCCTTTGGAACAGGCCGCAGAATGCCGATGGCAGCTCGCGGCTTCACCGGGATCGATGACCAGCCGTAG
- a CDS encoding endonuclease/exonuclease/phosphatase family protein translates to MNDDTPPTVEPRRELRFRVLAELAAFGSGVLLFILVLSWGARWHWRFELLTHFQLQYLIAAALLCLLLVLLRRFRRAIIPGVVLLITLARIAPLYWPATVRADASAPAVSLVLANVNFRNHQVIPFIDWLRHEQPDIVVINELTDNWLIAMQALQTIYPHKVVESRTDPFGIGVYSRIPIEESTVIAAAHSGFPSIKALFQIDGKQFTVLATHPNPPMGERAAEWRNQQMQDLGDIAAAVDGPVILAGDLNCSPWSPYFHDLLKLAQLRNGASGFGLQLSWPTKFPSPLRIPIDHTLVSEEFEVTNRRIGPHIGSDHLPVRVDLKLK, encoded by the coding sequence ATGAATGACGACACGCCGCCGACCGTTGAGCCTCGACGAGAACTTCGCTTTCGCGTGCTGGCCGAACTGGCGGCGTTCGGTAGCGGAGTGCTGTTGTTCATCCTGGTGCTGTCATGGGGAGCCCGCTGGCACTGGCGGTTTGAGTTACTGACGCACTTCCAGTTGCAGTATCTGATTGCCGCCGCCCTGCTCTGTCTGTTGCTGGTGCTGCTGCGACGTTTTCGACGGGCGATCATTCCCGGCGTTGTCCTACTCATCACGCTGGCTCGGATCGCGCCGCTGTATTGGCCGGCCACGGTTCGCGCTGACGCGTCTGCCCCTGCCGTGTCGCTGGTGCTTGCCAATGTGAACTTCCGCAACCATCAGGTGATTCCGTTCATCGATTGGCTGCGACACGAACAGCCTGACATCGTGGTCATCAACGAACTGACCGACAACTGGCTCATCGCCATGCAGGCCTTGCAGACGATCTATCCTCATAAAGTGGTCGAGTCGCGGACCGACCCCTTCGGCATTGGCGTTTACAGCCGGATCCCGATCGAGGAATCGACGGTCATCGCTGCTGCACATTCTGGCTTCCCCAGTATCAAGGCACTGTTTCAGATTGATGGGAAACAGTTCACCGTGCTGGCGACTCACCCGAATCCTCCCATGGGGGAACGAGCTGCCGAGTGGCGGAATCAGCAGATGCAGGACTTGGGCGACATCGCCGCCGCAGTCGACGGGCCAGTCATTCTGGCGGGCGATCTCAACTGCAGCCCTTGGTCTCCCTACTTTCACGATCTTCTGAAACTCGCCCAACTGCGTAATGGCGCCAGCGGATTCGGGCTGCAACTCTCATGGCCGACGAAATTCCCCTCGCCGCTGCGAATCCCGATCGATCACACGCTGGTCTCGGAAGAATTCGAGGTCACAAACCGCCGGATCGGCCCCCACATCGGCTCGGACCATTTGCCGGTGAGAGTCGATCTGAAGCTGAAATGA